The Harmonia axyridis chromosome 3, icHarAxyr1.1, whole genome shotgun sequence nucleotide sequence CTCTTCAGCAAAAGATAGTTCCTGTTATTGTTGTTGTCCCAGTATTCAGCGTCGTTACTTTTGAAACATATGCAGAATTCTAGACGTTTAGATTCCTTGGGTAGGTTCATATTGAATGTGAAGGTGTCATAAAGGACATAAGCGGAAGCAGCAACAGGCGATGGTAAGGTGTTAGGAACGTAAGAACAAGGCGTATCTTCGTGGTTGGTCCAATCGTCACTGGACGATCGAACAAATACAGTCTTTTCGAAGCACACATTAGCAACTTTCACCGTTCCAAAGATCTGTGCTTCGTTCTCCTTGATCAGCACGTTTTCCAAGCAAACATTTTGGGTGTCAAGTCTGTGACGAAACTCTATATAGTCAGATGCCGGCTGTGCAAAGGTGATCTCCCAACTTATGTCCGATTTCACCGGGTCTGCACTGATCCCTCGAGTTACTTCGAAAAGGAATCGTTTGGTCCATAGCGGAGGTACATTTGAAGGTTCTGTCATGAGACGTACGTGGGTCAAGGACATCCCTTTGTCATCCGCGAATACgacttttttcttgtttttggtCGGGCTGAGATTGTCTTCGTCGGAAGACGTTTCTTCTGATGTTCTCGTTATAAGGATCGGTTTACTAGGTCGGGTGAATTGTTTGGTTGAACATCTGACTGGGAAAGAAGTTGATCTTCGAATTCTAGGTACATCTCTGAAGGAGCTGTGGAAAGGTTGTGACAAGAAATCGGTTGGCGGGCTGTGTGAGAAAACTGGTGGACTATGGGATAGCAGCATGATGTACAAATTCTAGACCTGGAACAAAAAGTAGCTGTGTTAGTTGAGTACCGAAAATCTTTGAAAAAGATTTATGTGACATCACGAGATCTATGGAGATCATCATCAGGATATTCATGAATAAGTGGTAGCGATTCTTCATGACAAAATAATGATAGTTTGTTCACAAATGCTTCGTATTCCATGATACGAGGTgttaaaattcttcttcttaaaAACTGACATTTGACCATCGAACGAAAATTGGTGAGTTTCAAGAGTTTGTTATTGCGCTCTTATTGATAtctaattaaaaattttatgttcatcataCGCCTACATACAGGtatggtttttttttaaatggtacgccactgagataatTTAACAatctaaaaatcatttttatggaaaaaattaaacagCATATTTTTTCATCTCTCTAATAAATTAAGTATCCATATCATGAGATTATTGATAATGTATTGAAgttaagatgtttcattttttgCGTATAAAAAGGCGTCTGATATGAAATAAAGACATTATTGTCATAAATTGAGCAgtctattgaaaaatcattttcagtttgaaatatctcagcaGCATACCAATTTTTCCcctcaaaaaattgacaacaataaataaatggtcagttttcaagaaaaacttcaacaccccgTATCTTGAACGAAACATCTACAAGCTCGATTGTTCTTCTTGCGATATGCAAATTATTGAACAGTATAATGCTCTTCAACAAACTGCCTAttatttttcatgcagaatcacACTCTGTATAGATGATTAATACAGGTGCTAACAAAATATCACATAGAAATACAAACTTGATTGTTCTCCTTTCGATATACAATGTTATACATAAAATTATTGAACAGTTTAATGCCCCTCTTCGAGAACCATTTTTATTCGTGAAATTACATAAAATGCCCACAAAAAATTATCGAGTGATAAATATACATATGCACCTATGAGTTTTTCCATTGTGATTGAAAATTCGTAGCTGTACGATTGTTTCCTAAAAATAGATGGCAACCCCCTCAAGAAGACAATAGGAGAGTAGTAACGCGTAATtttagagatttcacaattTTCTTTATGAGTATGCTGAAAAAATTCTGTTTGTCTTCCGTTCCGactaaaattattaaatttgataGTTGGTTAAGTTTCTGAATGGATTTATATAAAAGCAGGTCACAAATTTTCCATTAGATGTTTTTCGCCATAGAAAAGATGTTAgcatgaaaagaaaaaaacatttgaatAACTGCAGAATGCAGGAGAAAATTATAAACAAAGTCTTTGTACCTGTTTGAAAATGGACGCAATGCAATTTAAGCATGTCATTCATTAAATTTCGTTCACTCGAACACTTAATTCTCTATaatagtttttttcaataagttttcTACACAGGACGAGAACCTTACGAATTTAAATTCACAAACATCTTACCGACAAAACAATgtccatgaaaatatcaactgGATCGTGTTATTTGAGTCACCCTGTAAACAGACAAAAGTGGTACCCTATCCGTTCACTCCAATATTGAAATTAGGTTCTTGGTTCCCAAGAAATTATAACACTCTGCTCGATAAGTCCCGGACCTATCCAATAAAACCACATTTTTGCTTGAAAATTGAGCTAAACCGTCAACATCAAGGCactttcaaaaataatacacgTACTGCAACGCAGAAATATGCTTTTATTCTTAGTTTTCACCTTATAATACACCCTTCACCTTATATTTCAATTAAAACTCTGTAGATGTTCGTCTCGTGTTTGACAGAAGACTGAATTATCGTCAAAAATATTTAAGCCCTTGTTGCAAGGCATATCACCAATAGATAACAAATCGTAATCAACAACAGCTTTATTACAATGAGATATGTTTTCGAGCAAATTTAAATGCACatttaatttattgaaactCCAGGTACCTATTTTTCAGGAATGACGAAAAATACCTATCCAAAATAGCTTGAGATATAGtatttgttcaaaaataataagcaatatttacattttttcgGAAATTCTCCTTGATTCCTATAAACAACTCTCGAATTGAAAATTCTAATGTTTCTGTATTTAATCCTATCATTTGTGGGccattttaaattcattttccatttatcctagttctgaaaattttattttgtgaaatctAAAATCTTAATCTCTGTAAGTTCatgcaaaattcaaaaaaaatcgattcttTCTCGTGgatgaaattcattttgaaatattcattctatttctcaaataaatttagatatttgatttttttcattttacctaCGGCTCCACCAATGGATAATCCAATTTTTATGAGGATTAAGCTGGCGCTATCCAGAATTTTTCTCAGAAAAGTGAAAGCTATTTACATTTTTGCTAAACTGATCGATTTTCTAGCTCTAACACTAAGACTAATCAGTAAAACTcatttttccttaaaaattcGACATTATTCGTCAACATGATCATCTTCAAGAGTACTACAGGTACTCCAACATCATTGAACTCGAAATAGGATGAAATGATAAACTATTGTGCGAAATTTGTAGTTTGTTTTATGATTGAGTGTCTCATacattcatttttctttatttaaaaatttttttacctATTTGTCATTAGTTATTGGAGAAAATAAACAACTGAAATGCCAAAAAAGCACTGACGCCAGACGTCAGAAACATTTGCACAATAATTATTAGATAATCACCGAATAAATAACACTGATTAggtcattgaaaaaattcaattagtaTTTGTGAGTGAACAACTCTGAATTTAAGCCTAAATGGTTCTTAAACTGATTTTCAAAGATGATAAATCAACACTCCGAAAATACCATAAATACTTGTCAACATAATCAAACAAGAATTGATACCGATATTACAAAAATTGAGTGataaagttgtttttttttaccttgTATACGATGTTTGCTGTTGTCAATGGAAAATCAGTTGAGCCTGATTGCCTAGAGATGCAGGTATATCGGTACAGATGAGGTTTTTGGTAGTGGAATGTAAGATGATGTgataatactgaaaaaaaaataaatatatacctGCTTCATAGGAATTATTTGACAATTTATTGTTATCTAATGCCTATTAAATTTTGTTATGTGCATAACGtgcaaaataagaaaaatataaaatttaaatacCAAAAAGTATCACCCATTATTTTCGTATCCACGAAACCGATTAAGTTGAGATTTCGGGTgttcatattgaataacaattttaagctaTGAGCATAATTTCAAACTGATCACATAATGAgatccataaaaaattaaaaaatatatattagaaAAGAactacccaatatttccatgataatGATCTGATTGTTCGGATATGTTGCGTGTATGTATAAATTATCCATTTGAAGTTTAGAGTTCTGAGATCTCAAAGGGCTAAATGGGCGCAAGAAAGGACGAGCGCTCGAAAGCACCCGACTCCACGTCAGTGAAGCTAGCAAAAGTCGTCgaccaataa carries:
- the LOC123676189 gene encoding protein phosphatase 1 regulatory subunit 3C-B — its product is MLLSHSPPVFSHSPPTDFLSQPFHSSFRDVPRIRRSTSFPVRCSTKQFTRPSKPILITRTSEETSSDEDNLSPTKNKKKVVFADDKGMSLTHVRLMTEPSNVPPLWTKRFLFEVTRGISADPVKSDISWEITFAQPASDYIEFRHRLDTQNVCLENVLIKENEAQIFGTVKVANVCFEKTVFVRSSSDDWTNHEDTPCSYVPNTLPSPVAASAYVLYDTFTFNMNLPKESKRLEFCICFKSNDAEYWDNNNNRNYLLLKRIQFLPRTNSTDSFLKGQNKMSNVETKSQDSYIETSSLTTSTWSEFASWTNFESCGPYW